One Fulvia fulva chromosome 8, complete sequence DNA window includes the following coding sequences:
- a CDS encoding Hydroxylase/desaturase CTB9 — translation MPSRIDENQKPTVEADLNYRLDPTLGGTEVIWGGVYGQLRRKYHKIPVTITDERGYEDQFKLDEHGFQLEYAPGPGLELHNGAAPLRGTKYDNDCEALLKKVTECSRVYVISTLTRRRGYDETRINGEDQDKPDMEMTPGNASARFVHIDQSYSGARKRLYLDMGAEEAKKMEKTRWQVNNEPLGLCDARSVTEEQLHDTIHLVPVKWPATPPENKMWQVAPPDYPGQHKWHYFSKMQPEECLIMKMFDSKKTGVARRLAHSAFPTPHDFGPPRRSVETRCFCFWEDESAD, via the exons ATGCCTTCCAGAATCGACGAGAACCAGAAGCCCACCGTTGAGGCGGACCTCAACTACCGCCTTGACCCTACTCTGGGCGGGACTGAAGTCATTTGGGGAGGTGTCTACGGCCAGCTCCGCCGCAAGTACCACAAGATCCCAGTAACGATTACCGACGAGCGTGGCTACGAAGACCAGTTCAAGCTCGATGAGCACGGCTTCCAGCTAGAATACGCTCCAGGCCCGGGATTGGAACTCCATAACGGGGCTGCACCACTGAGGGGAACCAAGTATGACAATGACTGCGAGGCGCTGCTGAAGAAAGT CACTGAATGCTCGCGAGTCTACGTCATCAGCACTTTGACCCGTCGACGTGGCTATGATGAGACCAGAATCAATGGCGAAGACCAAGACAAGCCAGACATGGAGATGACACCCGGCAACGCTTCTGCACGTTTCGTGCACATCGACCAGTCATACTCCGGAGCCCGGAAGAGGCTCTATCTCGACATGGGCGCCGAGGAGGCCAAGAAGATGGAGAAGACCCGCTGG CAAGTGAACAACGAGCCACTGGGTCTGTGTGATGCTCGCTCCGTCACTGAAGAACAGCTTCACGACACTATTCACCTCGTTCCTGTGAAGTGGCCGGCGACACCTCCAGAGAACAAGATGTGGCAGGTCGCTCCACCTGACTATCCTGGTCAGCACAAATGGCATTACTTCTCGAAGATGCAGCCGGAGGAGTGCTTGATCATGAAGATGTTCGACTCTAAGAAGACAGGCGTTGCGAGACGTCTGGCGCATTCCGCTTTCCCTACTCCGCACGACTTTGGCCCACCGAGACGCAGCGTGGAGACAAGGTGCTTCTGCTTCTGGGAGGATGAGTCCGCAGACTAG